In a genomic window of Halobiforma lacisalsi AJ5:
- a CDS encoding creatininase family protein, translating into MDLSDATWTDVRDSEAELAVVPVGSTEQHGPHAPLGTDVLTAEAVADAGCERIDREVVRAPAIPVGVAEEHRQFPGTMWVSPDTFRSYVRESVESLFSHGFDRVVLVNGHGGNVDALREAGARLTRDGNEETYAVPFTWFEAVGDHSSDMGHGGPLETALLREVAPELVREERVDEASADAADGWGEWVSYANLAYDSAAFSDNGVVGDPREGSAERGEELLELAAAALARLLEAVAERDVSRPERR; encoded by the coding sequence ATGGATCTCAGCGACGCGACGTGGACCGACGTCCGGGACTCTGAGGCCGAGCTCGCGGTCGTCCCGGTCGGCAGCACGGAACAGCACGGCCCGCACGCGCCGCTCGGCACCGACGTCCTCACTGCAGAGGCGGTCGCCGACGCGGGTTGTGAGCGTATCGATCGCGAGGTCGTCCGCGCGCCAGCGATCCCCGTCGGAGTGGCCGAGGAACACCGCCAGTTCCCCGGGACGATGTGGGTCTCGCCGGACACCTTCCGAAGCTACGTCCGCGAATCCGTCGAGAGCCTGTTCTCCCACGGGTTCGATCGCGTCGTCCTCGTCAACGGCCACGGCGGCAACGTCGACGCGCTCCGGGAGGCCGGCGCGCGACTTACGCGGGACGGCAACGAGGAAACCTACGCCGTCCCGTTCACCTGGTTCGAGGCTGTCGGCGACCACTCGAGCGACATGGGCCACGGCGGTCCCCTCGAGACGGCGCTGCTCAGGGAGGTCGCACCGGAGCTCGTCCGCGAGGAGCGCGTCGACGAGGCGAGCGCGGACGCCGCCGACGGCTGGGGGGAGTGGGTGAGCTACGCGAACCTGGCCTACGACAGCGCGGCGTTCAGCGACAACGGCGTCGTCGGCGACCCGCGCGAGGGGTCGGCCGAGCGCGGCGAGGAACTGCTCGAGCTGGCGGCCGCGGCGCTGGCGCGGCTGCTCGAAGCCGTGGCGGAACGGGACGTTTCGCGGCCGGAGCGAAGGTAG
- a CDS encoding PadR family transcriptional regulator, with product MDDLTGFQRDLLYVIAGADQPSGQDVKDEIETYYSSEINHGRLYPNLDTLVNKELVEKGQLDRRTNYYAITDDGRRAIEKRREWERQYVDV from the coding sequence ATGGACGATTTAACCGGATTCCAGCGCGACCTCCTGTACGTCATCGCGGGCGCAGACCAGCCGTCCGGACAGGACGTCAAAGACGAGATCGAGACGTACTACAGTTCCGAGATCAACCACGGGCGGCTCTATCCCAACCTCGATACGCTCGTCAACAAGGAACTCGTCGAGAAGGGACAGCTCGACAGACGAACCAACTACTACGCGATCACCGACGACGGTCGTCGAGCGATCGAGAAGCGCCGAGAGTGGGAACGACAGTACGTCGACGTCTGA
- a CDS encoding queuosine precursor transporter, which translates to MTRSQPRSGRSAVPTVPQVALIGLFVTALVTAQLTASKVLAFSLPFSLPITGDALVLPGAALAYALTFLASDCYTELYGRRAAQIVVNVGFALNFVVLALVWSTVAAPAAPNSIDPGMFADVLGASTNIVLGSLLAYLVSQNWDVIAFHRIRGYTGGDKLWLRNIGSTATSQAIDTIIFVAVAFAVAPALLGVGIVLPIGDLAALMIGQYLLKLAIAVLDTPIVYAIVGLVRSRTDGDITEVPS; encoded by the coding sequence ATGACTCGCTCCCAACCTCGTTCGGGCCGTTCCGCTGTACCGACGGTGCCGCAGGTGGCCCTGATCGGCCTCTTCGTAACGGCACTGGTGACCGCGCAACTGACCGCCTCGAAGGTGCTTGCGTTCTCGCTGCCGTTCTCGCTGCCCATCACCGGCGACGCTCTCGTTCTGCCGGGTGCCGCGCTGGCCTATGCTCTGACCTTCCTCGCGAGCGACTGTTACACCGAACTCTACGGGCGACGCGCGGCCCAGATCGTCGTCAACGTCGGGTTCGCGCTGAACTTCGTCGTGCTCGCGCTGGTCTGGTCCACGGTCGCCGCTCCGGCCGCCCCGAACAGCATCGATCCCGGCATGTTCGCCGACGTGCTCGGCGCCTCGACCAACATCGTCCTGGGGAGCCTTCTCGCGTACCTCGTCAGTCAGAACTGGGACGTGATCGCGTTCCATCGGATCCGGGGCTACACCGGCGGAGACAAGCTCTGGCTGCGTAACATCGGCTCGACGGCGACCAGCCAGGCGATCGACACGATCATCTTCGTCGCCGTCGCCTTCGCGGTCGCCCCGGCGCTGCTCGGGGTCGGAATCGTGCTTCCGATCGGGGACCTCGCCGCGCTGATGATCGGTCAGTACCTGCTGAAACTCGCCATCGCAGTGCTCGACACGCCGATCGTCTACGCGATCGTCGGACTCGTTCGGTCCCGGACCGACGGCGACATCACCGAAGTGCCTTCGTAA
- a CDS encoding DUF7382 domain-containing protein, with the protein MRSKAVAGNERQHSGAGDSFADDDRAIEGLPIRLVIALTVGVAALALMLNMLGGIGDVGDTEVTVEVANDDQVVEADSDADVSVFVIDENGNNVQDATVLVSAGSAQLNGVEEAHTGADDNEAVVELEEPSLRADQDMGTLEIDIVPPSDSNYIDEQPNPEIIVTEA; encoded by the coding sequence ATGCGATCGAAAGCAGTCGCCGGGAACGAGCGTCAGCACTCGGGCGCAGGCGACTCGTTCGCTGACGACGACCGCGCTATCGAGGGATTGCCGATCCGGCTCGTGATCGCGCTCACGGTCGGTGTCGCGGCACTGGCGCTCATGCTCAATATGCTCGGAGGAATCGGTGACGTCGGCGACACCGAGGTTACGGTCGAAGTGGCCAACGACGACCAGGTCGTCGAGGCCGACTCGGATGCCGACGTCTCGGTCTTCGTCATCGACGAGAACGGAAACAACGTCCAAGACGCGACCGTCCTCGTCTCGGCCGGCTCGGCTCAACTCAACGGCGTCGAGGAGGCTCACACCGGGGCGGATGACAACGAGGCCGTCGTCGAACTCGAGGAACCCAGCCTTCGGGCCGACCAGGACATGGGGACGCTCGAGATCGACATCGTCCCGCCCTCGGACAGCAACTACATCGACGAACAGCCGAACCCGGAGATCATCGTCACGGAGGCCTGA
- a CDS encoding YqjF family protein, whose product MVVSLSMGWRRLLFANWPLEPNRVRPHLPQRLSVDTHDGKAWLSVVPFTNVDVRPRALPSGTGVALPELNLRTYVSYEGHPGVYFFSLDADGLAAVLGARLFHHLPYYYADIDLAADDGAVRFTSRRRHRGARSVRFDATYGPTGSRYYADHGSLEGFLTERYRYYTEAPDGSIRYADVSHEPWPLYDAEVSFRENTLFAANGFDRPETEPVHLYSPGVDTIASGSKPARELRTR is encoded by the coding sequence ATGGTCGTGTCCCTCTCGATGGGCTGGCGACGGCTCCTGTTTGCCAACTGGCCGCTCGAGCCCAACCGGGTGCGTCCACACCTCCCGCAGCGCCTGTCGGTCGACACCCACGACGGGAAGGCGTGGCTCTCGGTCGTCCCCTTCACGAACGTCGACGTCCGGCCGCGGGCGCTGCCGTCCGGAACCGGAGTGGCGCTGCCCGAACTCAACCTGCGGACGTACGTCTCCTACGAGGGCCATCCGGGGGTGTACTTCTTCAGCCTCGACGCCGACGGACTCGCCGCCGTCCTCGGTGCGCGGCTGTTCCACCACCTTCCGTACTACTACGCGGACATCGACCTTGCCGCGGACGACGGGGCCGTCAGGTTCACGAGCAGGCGTCGCCACCGCGGCGCGCGCTCGGTTCGCTTCGACGCGACGTACGGGCCGACCGGGAGCCGATACTACGCCGACCACGGGAGCCTCGAGGGGTTCCTGACCGAACGCTACCGTTACTACACCGAAGCGCCGGACGGTTCGATCCGGTATGCCGACGTCTCCCACGAGCCCTGGCCGCTGTACGACGCCGAGGTCTCGTTCCGCGAGAACACGCTCTTCGCCGCCAACGGGTTCGACCGGCCGGAGACGGAGCCGGTCCACCTGTACAGCCCCGGCGTCGACACGATCGCCTCCGGCAGCAAGCCAGCACGGGAGTTGCGGACTCGGTAG
- a CDS encoding dihydroneopterin aldolase family protein, whose protein sequence is MTDTAPTDAEAACFEAGIKFGSLYHQFAGTPVSPDSADSVATAMEEAIENQPHCRAVDVDVREDELAAAIADAGADYTELTGRFLEVEIVIDYEGCEVVARMEMEDGYPLMRLESVEDRSSL, encoded by the coding sequence ATGACCGACACCGCGCCGACCGACGCCGAAGCCGCCTGTTTCGAGGCCGGCATCAAGTTCGGCTCGCTGTATCACCAGTTCGCCGGTACGCCGGTCTCGCCCGACAGCGCCGACAGCGTCGCGACCGCGATGGAGGAGGCGATCGAGAACCAGCCCCACTGCCGTGCCGTCGACGTCGACGTTCGCGAGGACGAACTCGCGGCCGCCATCGCCGATGCGGGAGCCGACTACACCGAACTCACAGGTCGGTTCCTCGAGGTCGAAATCGTGATCGACTACGAGGGTTGCGAGGTCGTCGCCCGCATGGAGATGGAGGACGGCTATCCGCTGATGCGACTCGAGTCGGTCGAGGACCGGTCGTCGTTGTAG
- a CDS encoding DUF192 domain-containing protein yields the protein MALERTSKAVLVLAVVALGAVLLAQAGLVSAPWGDDRAEVRVFDADADADTDATPGSEKPKATVNVEVADTWNERYTGLSNHDSLEDGEGMLFVHDNEAERTYVMREMDFDIDIVFIGADREITAIEHARAPEPGEDGENIQYTGEAKWVLEVPRGYANETGMAVGDTVEIDVEPEGEGSDDGNGADGG from the coding sequence ATGGCACTCGAGCGCACGTCGAAGGCCGTCCTCGTCCTCGCAGTCGTCGCGCTGGGCGCCGTTCTCCTCGCACAGGCCGGACTCGTCTCGGCTCCGTGGGGTGACGACCGGGCCGAGGTGCGGGTCTTCGACGCCGACGCCGACGCCGACACCGACGCCACACCCGGGTCCGAGAAGCCGAAAGCGACCGTCAACGTCGAGGTCGCCGACACTTGGAACGAGCGCTACACGGGCCTGAGTAATCACGACTCGCTCGAGGACGGCGAGGGCATGCTGTTCGTCCACGACAACGAGGCCGAACGGACCTACGTAATGCGTGAGATGGACTTCGACATCGACATCGTCTTCATCGGCGCGGACCGCGAGATCACGGCGATCGAACACGCACGCGCCCCCGAACCCGGCGAGGACGGCGAAAATATCCAGTACACCGGCGAGGCGAAGTGGGTACTCGAGGTGCCACGAGGGTACGCCAACGAGACCGGGATGGCGGTCGGCGACACGGTCGAGATCGATGTCGAACCCGAGGGCGAAGGGAGCGACGACGGGAACGGCGCGGACGGGGGATAG
- a CDS encoding DUF5789 family protein: MTDDSRELGVELGDLHDDLEAVEYPISQDDLLDEHGDREVDFGEETMPLEELIGPMNEEEYEDYSAVEQAIMNMVGDEAIGRKNYSDRTPPAAGEDRQDEGAPEQEGQREQESF, encoded by the coding sequence ATGACCGACGACAGCCGCGAGCTGGGAGTCGAACTGGGGGACCTCCACGACGACCTCGAGGCCGTGGAGTATCCGATCAGCCAGGACGACCTGCTCGACGAGCACGGCGACCGCGAGGTCGACTTCGGCGAGGAGACGATGCCCCTCGAGGAGTTGATCGGGCCGATGAACGAGGAGGAGTACGAGGACTACAGCGCGGTCGAGCAGGCGATCATGAACATGGTCGGCGACGAGGCGATCGGACGCAAGAACTACAGCGACCGGACGCCGCCCGCCGCGGGCGAGGACCGTCAGGACGAGGGCGCGCCCGAGCAAGAAGGACAGCGCGAGCAAGAGTCGTTCTGA
- the azf gene encoding NAD-dependent glucose-6-phosphate dehydrogenase Azf, translated as MAQSVLLTGASGRVGQAILEGLADEREYEWRLLDRDPPTGDRNYPGEFVVADITDEEAVREAMEGIDVVLHLAGDPRKTAPWESVLPNNIDGTQTVYEAAVGAGVDKFAFASSNHAVGAYETDERTPDMYREDDEFRLDGTELPRPGNLYGVSKATGEILGRYYHDEYGLSVVCVRIGNLTKDHPPIDYERGQAMWLSHRDCAHLFDRCIRAEYDYEVVYGISDNDRKYYSIERAREVLGYEPRDNSADHG; from the coding sequence ATGGCACAGTCGGTCCTGCTCACGGGAGCTTCGGGGCGCGTCGGGCAGGCGATCCTCGAGGGACTCGCGGACGAACGGGAGTACGAGTGGCGGTTGCTAGACCGGGATCCACCGACGGGAGATCGTAACTACCCGGGTGAGTTCGTCGTGGCGGACATCACCGACGAGGAAGCGGTCCGCGAGGCGATGGAGGGCATCGACGTCGTTCTCCACCTCGCAGGCGACCCGCGTAAGACCGCGCCGTGGGAGAGCGTCCTGCCGAACAACATCGACGGCACCCAGACCGTCTACGAGGCCGCGGTCGGCGCCGGCGTCGACAAGTTCGCCTTCGCTTCCTCGAACCACGCCGTCGGGGCCTACGAGACCGACGAGCGGACACCGGACATGTATCGCGAGGACGACGAATTCCGGCTCGACGGGACCGAACTCCCCCGCCCCGGCAACCTCTACGGCGTCTCGAAGGCGACCGGCGAAATCCTGGGTCGGTACTACCACGACGAATACGGCCTCTCCGTGGTCTGTGTCCGGATCGGCAACCTCACCAAAGATCACCCGCCGATCGACTACGAACGCGGGCAGGCGATGTGGCTCTCCCACCGCGACTGTGCACACCTCTTCGATCGCTGTATCCGGGCGGAGTACGACTACGAGGTCGTCTACGGTATCTCCGACAACGACCGCAAGTACTACTCGATAGAGCGCGCTCGAGAAGTGCTGGGGTACGAGCCTCGCGACAATTCTGCCGACCACGGCTGA
- a CDS encoding DUF5790 family protein produces MSQATFGDDEELFGEAANEMREDVEASLEEAWAALPAADDVWETDADNVLGVLNGLNSALDPGDAEDHLRDAKKWFTMGQRADAFDDADDLEAEIADLEEAIADVAEAGEQVGDLTSTIPALRGTLEEAVPDEDEVEAADVDEEAEADDGDEEPEEAEAE; encoded by the coding sequence ATGAGCCAAGCGACGTTCGGCGACGACGAGGAACTGTTCGGCGAAGCGGCCAACGAGATGCGCGAAGACGTCGAAGCCTCGCTCGAGGAGGCCTGGGCGGCCCTCCCGGCGGCCGACGATGTCTGGGAGACCGACGCCGACAACGTATTGGGCGTGCTCAACGGGCTCAACTCCGCGCTGGATCCCGGCGACGCCGAGGATCACCTCCGCGACGCCAAGAAGTGGTTCACGATGGGCCAGCGCGCGGACGCCTTCGACGACGCCGACGACCTCGAGGCCGAGATCGCGGACCTAGAGGAGGCGATCGCGGACGTCGCCGAGGCCGGCGAGCAGGTCGGCGACCTCACGTCGACGATCCCGGCGCTTCGTGGGACGCTCGAGGAGGCGGTGCCGGACGAAGACGAGGTAGAGGCTGCGGACGTGGACGAAGAGGCGGAGGCCGACGACGGGGACGAAGAGCCCGAGGAAGCCGAGGCGGAGTAA
- a CDS encoding aminopeptidase, translated as MDERVREHAEVLVDWSARVEAGDDVVVSVGPDAHELAVAVAEELGERGANLLATYSSDEITRAYLRAHEGEFDEAAHEKALLEEADVYLSLGGGRNTSATADVSSETRRNHREARREIREQRYDTRWVSTYHPTRSLAQQAEMAYEEYQEFAYDAILRDWESFAEEMARMKDLLDEGSEVRLVSEDTDLTMRIDDRTAVNSAASVAYDSHNLPSGEVFTAPYATEGEVTFDVPMTLRGETVRNVRLEFEDGDVVDYEAEQGESVVGDILDTDEGASRLGELGIGMNRAIDRYTDNIMFDEKMGDTVHLAVGRAYDACLPDGESGNDSAVHVDMITDVSEDSRLEIDGEVVQRDGEFRWE; from the coding sequence ATGGACGAACGCGTTCGCGAACACGCCGAGGTACTGGTCGACTGGAGCGCCCGCGTCGAGGCGGGCGACGACGTCGTGGTGTCGGTCGGGCCGGACGCACACGAACTCGCCGTCGCCGTCGCCGAGGAACTCGGCGAGCGCGGGGCCAACCTCCTCGCGACCTACAGTTCCGACGAGATCACGCGTGCGTACCTCCGCGCGCACGAGGGAGAGTTCGACGAGGCGGCCCACGAGAAGGCGCTGCTCGAGGAGGCCGACGTCTACCTCTCGCTGGGCGGCGGCCGGAACACGAGCGCCACGGCTGACGTCTCGAGCGAGACGCGCCGGAACCACCGCGAGGCCCGCCGGGAGATCCGCGAACAGCGGTACGACACCCGCTGGGTTTCGACGTACCACCCCACCCGGTCGCTCGCCCAGCAGGCCGAGATGGCCTACGAGGAGTACCAGGAGTTCGCTTACGACGCGATTCTGCGCGACTGGGAGTCGTTCGCCGAGGAGATGGCTCGGATGAAAGACCTCCTCGACGAGGGGTCGGAGGTCCGACTCGTCTCCGAGGACACCGATCTCACCATGCGGATCGACGACCGGACCGCGGTCAACAGCGCCGCCTCCGTCGCCTACGACTCCCACAACCTGCCGAGCGGCGAGGTCTTCACCGCACCCTACGCCACCGAGGGCGAGGTCACCTTTGACGTCCCGATGACGCTCCGGGGCGAGACCGTCCGGAACGTCCGCCTCGAGTTCGAGGACGGCGACGTCGTCGATTACGAGGCCGAACAGGGCGAGTCCGTCGTCGGCGACATCCTCGACACCGACGAGGGGGCCAGTCGCCTGGGCGAACTCGGGATCGGGATGAACCGCGCCATCGACCGCTACACGGACAATATCATGTTCGACGAGAAGATGGGCGACACCGTCCACCTCGCGGTCGGCAGGGCCTACGACGCCTGCCTGCCGGACGGAGAGTCGGGCAACGACTCCGCGGTCCACGTCGACATGATCACCGACGTCAGCGAGGACTCCCGGCTCGAGATCGACGGCGAAGTCGTCCAGCGCGATGGCGAGTTCCGCTGGGAGTGA
- a CDS encoding ABC transporter ATP-binding protein, which yields MSGSGVDWDDDDPFEEQREEIENPMKRLFLEYGRDYSFHAIVGIVASVFARVLDLLPPVMLAVALDAVFREEAGSTSYTEALPFGGGFVEPYVPASQVEQFYLTVGVIAGAFFFGAAFHWLRNWGFNAFAQNIQHDIRTDTYDKMQRLNMDFFADKQTGEMMSILSNDVNRLERFLNDGMNSLFRMAVMVLGIGVILFAYNWQLALVALLPVPLIAVFTYFFVRIIQPKYAAVRSAVGTVNSRLENNLGGIQVIKSSTTEEYESERVDDVSRDYFDANWDAIETRIKFFPGLRVIAGIGFVVTFLVGGLWVFQGPPGPFTGTLSEGEFVVFILYTQRFIWPMAQFGQIINMYQRARASSARMFGLMDEPSRVAETPDATDLEVDEGRVEYDHVTFGYDEEETIVEDIDFTVNGGETLALVGPTGAGKSTVLKLLLRMYDVRKSEALSSQSESQSDSDDVDRGAIRVDGQDIREVTLESLRESIGYVSQDTFLFYGTVEENIKYGTFDADREEVIEAAKMAEAHEFIRNLPEGYDTEVGERGVKLSGGQRQRISIARAILKDPDILVLDEATSDVDTETEMLIQRSIDELAADRTTFAIAHRLSTIRDADQILVLEDGRIVERGEHEELLENGGLYSHLWGVQAGEIDELPQEFIERAQRRQARTEVGNDD from the coding sequence ATGAGCGGAAGCGGCGTCGACTGGGACGACGATGACCCGTTCGAGGAGCAGCGCGAGGAGATCGAGAACCCGATGAAGCGGCTGTTCCTCGAGTACGGCCGCGATTACTCGTTCCACGCGATCGTCGGCATCGTCGCGAGCGTGTTCGCCCGCGTACTGGATCTGCTGCCGCCGGTGATGCTGGCGGTGGCGCTCGACGCGGTGTTCCGCGAGGAGGCTGGCAGCACCAGTTACACGGAGGCGCTCCCGTTCGGTGGCGGCTTCGTGGAGCCGTACGTCCCCGCCTCGCAGGTGGAACAGTTCTACCTGACTGTCGGCGTCATCGCCGGCGCGTTCTTCTTCGGGGCAGCGTTTCACTGGCTCCGCAACTGGGGGTTCAACGCCTTCGCCCAGAACATCCAGCACGATATCCGGACCGACACCTACGACAAGATGCAGCGGCTGAACATGGACTTCTTCGCCGACAAGCAGACCGGGGAGATGATGTCCATCCTCTCGAACGACGTCAACCGCCTCGAGCGGTTCCTGAACGACGGAATGAACTCCCTGTTCCGGATGGCGGTGATGGTCCTCGGGATCGGCGTCATCCTCTTTGCGTACAACTGGCAGCTCGCGCTGGTCGCGTTGCTCCCAGTGCCGCTGATCGCCGTGTTCACCTACTTCTTCGTCAGGATCATCCAGCCCAAGTACGCCGCCGTCCGCTCGGCCGTCGGCACGGTCAACTCCCGGCTCGAGAACAACCTCGGCGGGATCCAGGTGATCAAATCGAGCACGACGGAGGAGTACGAGTCCGAACGCGTCGACGACGTCTCCCGGGACTACTTCGACGCGAACTGGGACGCCATCGAGACGCGCATCAAGTTCTTCCCCGGACTCCGGGTGATCGCGGGGATCGGCTTCGTCGTCACGTTCCTCGTCGGCGGCCTGTGGGTCTTCCAGGGACCGCCCGGGCCGTTCACCGGCACTCTGAGCGAGGGGGAGTTCGTCGTGTTCATCCTCTACACGCAGCGGTTCATCTGGCCGATGGCCCAGTTCGGCCAGATCATCAACATGTACCAGCGCGCCCGCGCGTCCTCGGCCCGGATGTTCGGCCTGATGGACGAGCCGAGCCGGGTCGCGGAGACGCCCGACGCGACGGACCTCGAGGTGGACGAGGGCCGCGTCGAGTACGATCACGTGACGTTCGGTTACGACGAAGAGGAGACGATCGTCGAGGACATCGACTTCACCGTCAACGGCGGCGAGACGCTTGCGCTGGTCGGTCCCACCGGCGCGGGCAAGTCGACCGTCCTCAAACTTCTCCTGCGGATGTACGACGTTCGAAAGAGCGAAGCTCTTTCGAGCCAATCAGAATCGCAGAGCGATTCTGATGACGTCGATCGAGGTGCGATCAGGGTCGACGGCCAGGACATCCGCGAGGTGACCCTCGAGAGCCTGCGCGAGTCGATCGGCTACGTCAGCCAGGACACGTTCCTCTTCTACGGGACCGTCGAGGAGAACATCAAGTACGGCACGTTCGACGCCGACCGCGAGGAAGTGATCGAGGCCGCGAAGATGGCCGAGGCCCACGAGTTCATCCGGAACCTGCCGGAGGGCTACGACACGGAGGTCGGCGAACGCGGTGTCAAGCTCTCGGGCGGCCAGCGCCAGCGGATCTCCATCGCACGGGCGATCCTCAAGGACCCCGACATCCTCGTACTGGACGAGGCGACAAGCGACGTCGACACCGAGACGGAGATGCTCATTCAGCGCTCGATCGACGAACTCGCCGCCGATCGTACCACGTTCGCCATCGCCCACCGGCTCTCGACGATCAGAGACGCCGATCAGATCCTCGTTCTCGAGGACGGCCGGATCGTCGAACGCGGCGAACACGAGGAACTGCTCGAGAACGGCGGGCTCTATTCGCACCTCTGGGGCGTCCAGGCGGGCGAGATCGACGAGTTACCGCAGGAGTTCATCGAGCGTGCCCAGCGCCGGCAGGCGCGGACGGAGGTCGGGAACGACGACTGA
- a CDS encoding DUF309 domain-containing protein codes for MRDHLRAGIAVYNDGYYHAAHDAWEDHWLELESGTDDERLLHGLIQTSGAVHHARNRNWEGAVGLAESAGDYLAPLPSTYRGLEVGPIRRFLASLSADPEIAERRPPVRLEYESGVPTLDSLGVTETGIAAVVLAEELGFDEKPVERARTYARRDLEAGADDSLFIALLFDFVREDEHRGLVYRRLSEHVSKRRSREEDVKGLFSE; via the coding sequence ATGCGCGATCACCTCCGAGCGGGGATCGCCGTCTACAACGACGGCTACTACCACGCTGCACACGACGCCTGGGAGGACCACTGGCTCGAACTCGAGTCCGGCACCGACGACGAGCGACTGCTACACGGGCTGATCCAGACGAGCGGCGCCGTCCACCACGCCCGAAACCGCAACTGGGAGGGTGCCGTCGGACTGGCCGAAAGCGCCGGCGACTACCTCGCACCTCTCCCGTCGACGTACCGCGGTCTCGAGGTCGGGCCGATCCGTCGTTTCCTCGCGTCGCTTTCGGCCGATCCCGAAATCGCTGAACGCCGACCCCCGGTTCGACTCGAGTACGAGAGCGGGGTACCGACGCTCGACTCGCTCGGAGTCACGGAAACGGGCATCGCCGCTGTCGTCCTCGCCGAGGAACTGGGCTTCGACGAAAAACCGGTCGAGCGGGCCCGAACGTACGCCCGGCGGGACCTCGAGGCCGGCGCGGACGACAGTCTGTTCATCGCTCTGCTGTTCGACTTCGTCCGCGAGGACGAGCACCGCGGGCTCGTCTACCGGCGACTGTCGGAGCACGTCAGCAAGCGTCGGTCCCGCGAGGAGGACGTGAAGGGACTGTTTTCGGAGTGA
- a CDS encoding ATP-binding protein has protein sequence MEFVLGREDDLESGPVGRLGSYRALDGSDGAALYLDLDRPHAVLVVGKRGYGKSYTLGVIAEALARTPGVAPVIIDPMGAFRTLSEPADGDPVPATVLESPTVAPGALDPRSWCELLGLSPESGAGGLVWQAALSAATLDGMRECIDSADAPTADRRATINHLSLADSWDVFDADGLSAAEFATTGVTVVDVSGLDAAPMNAVCRGVAEGLYRARVDDTIDRLPWLLLDEAHAFFDGVAEPALRTILTRGRAPGITLVAATQRPSAVPPVGISQSDVLVTHRLTAGADVDALEAAQPTYFEGSLASRMPERPGEVVVIDDATETVHAARIRQRDTPHGGDSPRASDVAGYEDRSDRGGGAEV, from the coding sequence ATGGAGTTCGTACTCGGTCGCGAAGACGACCTCGAGAGCGGGCCGGTCGGTCGCCTGGGCAGTTACCGGGCGCTCGACGGCAGCGACGGGGCAGCCCTCTATCTGGACCTCGATCGGCCCCACGCGGTGCTCGTGGTCGGAAAGCGCGGATACGGAAAGTCCTACACGCTCGGCGTGATCGCGGAGGCGCTCGCGCGGACACCGGGGGTTGCCCCCGTGATCATCGACCCGATGGGCGCGTTCCGTACGCTCTCGGAACCGGCGGACGGCGACCCGGTTCCGGCGACGGTCCTCGAGTCGCCGACCGTCGCCCCCGGCGCGCTCGATCCCCGTTCCTGGTGTGAGCTGCTCGGGCTTTCGCCCGAAAGCGGGGCCGGCGGACTGGTCTGGCAGGCCGCCCTTTCGGCGGCGACGCTCGACGGCATGCGCGAGTGCATCGATTCCGCCGACGCGCCGACCGCCGATCGTCGCGCGACGATCAACCACCTGTCGCTGGCCGATTCGTGGGACGTCTTCGACGCCGATGGCCTCTCTGCGGCGGAGTTCGCGACCACCGGGGTGACGGTCGTCGACGTCTCCGGACTCGACGCCGCGCCGATGAACGCCGTCTGTCGCGGCGTCGCGGAGGGGCTCTATCGGGCCCGCGTCGACGATACGATCGACCGCCTCCCGTGGCTGTTGCTCGACGAGGCTCACGCCTTCTTCGACGGGGTCGCCGAACCAGCCCTCCGGACGATCCTCACGCGAGGGCGTGCACCCGGCATCACGCTGGTCGCGGCGACCCAGCGGCCGAGCGCCGTTCCTCCGGTCGGCATCTCCCAGTCCGACGTGCTCGTTACCCACCGGCTCACCGCCGGCGCGGACGTGGACGCGCTCGAGGCGGCACAGCCGACGTACTTCGAGGGATCACTGGCCAGCCGGATGCCCGAACGGCCCGGCGAGGTCGTCGTGATCGACGACGCGACCGAGACGGTGCACGCGGCCCGGATCCGGCAGCGGGACACCCCCCACGGCGGGGACAGCCCACGAGCGAGCGACGTCGCCGGCTACGAGGATCGGTCCGACCGGGGAGGCGGTGCCGAGGTTTAA